GCTTGACATATTATGACAACTTGTTCAACCATTTTGCATGTAAAGACTTATGCGATGAACTAATGTTGTGGGGGGTGAGACTATTGAACACAGACTCATATAATACATTTTGATCAACATGACATAAGCTATTATTGATGTAGGAAACAGCAGAGCATTATACATAATCATTTACATGGACGTACCAAAGCATTTACAacttgttcaaataaaatagaTGTGAACAAGTGACATTATGATGTGAAGACTGAACATGtaattttgaaaatgtcaatTCTGACCTGAGAAATGTACCAAAGAAAGCGACTGAGAAAACTTTCAATGTGATTagaagatttcttttttttttgttacctttgGTGGCTCGGCAGGATTAGTCTGAACTTTTacttgcatttttgtttttatagaattTTAGGCGAAATTAATAATGAAACTCGTTCAGtaaacaaaaagttaataaaattgATTCAACTGACAGTGGTCACCTTGTTAGCATGACATCATATAGCAAGACATCGCTTCAGGTATCGGCAGCCAATCACAGTCGGCGCTGCTTAACCGATACGTACCGAATAGCCAATCAAAAGTCAGTATTGGTCAGGCGGGGGCAGGCCTTAAAATGACCGGTAGAGAGCGACTCTAATCGAAGTAGCGCTGATGTGGACCGTAATAAGACGCAATTGcggtcatttttttgtttcgttcAGCTCCAGCTACCCGCGGTAAGGTTGTAAAGGGGAGAGGGTGATGGACTTTTACCAGATGAGTACCAAGCTGCTCGGAGACACTGTCGGTGAAACAAACGGCAGTTTAACCTCAGTGGTCCTGGCAGGTTTCTTCATCACTCTGACAGTTGGCTATGTGTCCAAACGGCTGCTCAAAGAGTCCTCCTCAGACAAGAACCTGGTAATTTACCTTCATTTGAAATATTAAGTGTTGTCTAAATCACCGGTTTGTAGTCGTATTTAGTTGTCATCTTCTTTGTTTTCGTAGAAACATCCTCCTTACATCCCCTCCAGCATCCCTTTCCTTGGACATGCCATTGCATTTGGAAAAAGCCCCATTGAATTCCTTGAAAATGCGTATGAAAAGGTAAGTATTCAGTTACATATTCTGAAGCTCAAGATGTTAATTGATTTCCAAAATTACAAGAGTTATAAGTTCAGTTATTTGTAATGTGGTGCAGTGCACATCATTAAACATATTCTAATATCAAAAAGGAATTGTCTCTAAACCTAATAACTGGTTATGCAATCCTTGGTAACAACAACTGCAATTAATTGTTTGCTATAATTTGCAATGAGTATTTATCTtggctgtggaggaattttgcTGGTGTGCTTGGgattgtcctgctgcagaacccaacAGCCTAAGAAAACGAACTGATGGCTGAATTTCTGGTAGAAAGCAGAACTCATGGCTCCATGAGTTGTGTTCTTTTGGGTCAGCAGTGGTTTGGACCATGGAGGATATTTTTGCCCTCTGTCTTTTCTTTACATTATTGTTGAATCATGAACATGACCTTAACTGAGGCAAAGGTGAGGCCTGTGGTGCTTTAGATGTCCTGGATAAGTCGACAATTTGCTCTTGGAGTAATTTTACCGGAggcaaaaactgttttcacagCACTGCTTCTTTGggtttgaactttttaaaatgacgGTTCTGCTGAAACAAAGTTTGGTACATTTGGAGCatgatattttttcttctctcctttccAGTGTTGTTTGacttcttctctgctctcctgcaGTATGGCCCTGTGTTCAGTTTCACCATGGTGGGGAAAACCTTCACCTTCTTGTTGGGCAGCGAAGCGGCAGCACTGATGTTCAGCAGCAAGAATGATGAGCTGAATGCAGAAGACGTCTATTCCAAACTAACCACTCCAGTGTTCGGCAAAGGAGTGGCCTACGATGTGCCGAACCACGTGAGTCTCTGTGAACCGTCAGGTCACCTCCTATTAAACTTTCATGGGTGTAAAATGAGTTGTCGTAACACACATCCCCTttattctgctgcaggtttttctggagcagaagaagatgtTTAAAACTGGCCTGAACAGCGTTCGTTTTAAGCAGCACGTCAAGTTAGTTGAGGCAGAGACCATCGAGTATTTTCAGAGATGGGGAGACAGCGGGGAGAGAAGTAAGATGTTTTTGTAGTCAATATAACTACAATGTGTATATGCGTTTAAGACTGTATAACTGTTTCTTACCATCTAAACGTTTTCCTGCTGTCAGATCTGTTTGAGGCTCTGTCAGAGCTGATCATCCTAACAGCCAGCAGCTGCCTTCATGGGCAGGAGATCCGCAGCATGCTGAATGAGCGAGTGGCCCAGCTTTACGCCGACTTGGACGGAGGCTTCAGCCACGCCGCTTGGCTCCTACCCAGCTGGTTGCCCCTGCCCAGCTTCAGGTAGGTCTGCCACATTTCTTACACAGGTTACTGAATCTAAAACTGCATGAACAAAAGACTCATTTTGATTTAGCCAGAATGCAAGACATCACAGACAAATGTTGAGCCGTACAACAGAGAGTGCACAAAGTTAGTAGTCACAGAGAAAGCTTTATACCTCTATATGAGAGTGCAACAACAGCTTAATATGGAGTTTTTATATGCAACTCTTTCAGTGATGTCTGGTTTTAGGAAACGAGACAAAGCTCACGTAGAGATCAAGAAAATGTTCTTCAAAGTGATTGAAAAACGCCGGAGCTCTGGAGAGAAAGTAGACGACATCCTGCAGACTCTCATTGATGCCACCTACAAGTAAGAAGGTGTTAGTTGATCAGGATTTATCAATGAAAACCAAATGTAATAATTTGAcatgtaaataattaaaattaataacaaaagaaaatacatttcagaGTCATAACACTTTGGTCTCTGCAGAGATGGTCAACCTATGAACGATAATGAGGTCGCGGGGATGTTGATTGGTCTCTTGCTGGCGGGTCAGCACACCTCGTCTACCACCAGCGCCTGGTTGGGGTTCTTCCTGGCCCGAGACAAAGCTCTGCAGGAGCACTGCTATGCTGAGCAGAAGGCGGTGTGTGGAGAACATCTGCCGCCGCTCGACTACGATCAGGTTAGAGCTGTGAAGGTGCGATGAACCAATCCGGTAAAGATAtttcagtgaaaggaactccTGAGGATCACATTTTGTTAAGAGAACACAACCAAACCTTTTTATCAACAGGTATTGCAACAAAATCAGATGAAACACCataagaaatgaaacaaaaataacactaaaTGATACAGAAAAGCAATTTAACCAAACCCTGTAGCAGTATTTCAGAAGacaccaaaaaaacagaaaatgttaaagcacaaaaaaggaagaaaaaaactaaatcacaaaaataacaacactaaaggaaaacagaaatcaagCTAGAAAACAGCAATAGTTTGAaggaaacaagaaagaaataagagAAGATaagaaaacagttaaatatttctttacaaaatgaagcaacttttaaaatattaaagttttacaaaacaggAAGCAAGTGTAGATATTTAACCTTTTAATActtaatgtgaaataaattatgaatcttttactttttattttaaactaattgTCTCCATTTATATTTTGAAGTTGAAGGATCTCAGCTTGTTGGAGCGCTGCCTAAAGGAAACCCTGAGGCTCCGCCCACCAATAATGACCATGATGAGGATGGCTCGAACGCCTCAGGTGAGTTTTCACGTTATATATCATCTACATTTCCTAAGCATGATCTTATTacatgttaaataaatttaaaaataagaataaaaacttaaataataatGACAGAGTTGATGGATGTGGGTATAGCATTCGTTTAGAATTTAAAGGCCTATCATACAGACATTTTAACCACATCCTTcctgtttttacttaaaaccttaaaggaaaacacaccaaaacatgaaaatgatctTAACAGCACTTTAATGAAGATAAAGTAAATTCTAAATCATTGTAAGAAGGAACAGTCTGATAGTTCTTGCTTTCCTAAACTTGCAGAATGCAAAGTGTGGTACTCAGACTGTCAGACATTCAGAACaacaaaattattataaatGAGATAATGCTgagtaataaaaatgaaatgaaataaaaatgcaattgtACAAACATGAGCATTTCAAAAACATaatccaaacacaaaactgacgcCTGATCTCGTTTCTCAGAAGATTTTCTCCAAATGAATTATGTAGAATCTAACATCAAACTTAGTTTGATAAGAAACGGGTGAAAGTCTTGGCGGGCTGAATGTTCTCTTGGCTAGAACATTCAGACCTCGTGGTGAGCAGAAAGGTTCTTTCTCACTTTGTCCAAAGATTCTTTCAGTCACAAGTCAGTACAGTTCTCCTGTaagacagaggagaaaaagtttaaaacatctgaacaatTTCTTATATTAAATAGCCTCACACAAATATTGACTAATAATCATTTCTTATATTTCAGCAagtttcataataaaaaaaaagatctaactaaaaagaaaaaaatagtcgTGGTTTTCTTTACAAGCTTTAGGATACATGTGAACAATCTGTGAATAGCTGATTAGATGTCCATGTGTATATGTGCCCCAAAATAATCAATTTTAACTCATATCAGAATGAACGTTACTGAACAGTTACTGATAGATGACActgggtcagaggtcatgaatAGGGTTTCTTCTTTATGCTACACTACCGTTAAAACATCAGAGTTTGCTCTTGGAGAAACTTCTACCCGTCTTGTGAACATGTCTATTATTACCAAACAGTCTTTATTTCcttcacatttgtttaattCAATTAAATCCATTAAATCCTGAACACAAAGCTCTTCACAAACTGGAGGGTGACAAGCATTCATTTAGCATTTAAAGGCCTACCatacagattattttaatcACATTACCTTTTGCttttcaataaattaaaataattatctcAAGCTAAAGAACATAACAGTCAACATTTGTGTCCGTGCTCCCAGGCGGCTGTGGGCTACACCATCCCTGTGGGTCATCAGGTCTGCGTCTCCCCAACCGTCAACCACCGTCTGCGTGACACCTGGGTGGAGAGGATGGATTTCCAACCTGACCGATACCTCAACAACAACCCTGCTGCAGGAGAGAAGTTTGCCTACATACCGTTTGGAGCCGGTAAGATGAGTATTTTTAGATCATTGTGCCTGTGAGCCGATCACTCGTTGGAcggtttttctgattttaacgGCTCATCACCATCTTCAGGGCGTCATCGCTGCATTGGAGAGAACTTCGCCTACGTCCAGATCAAAACGATCTGGTCCACGTTGCTGCGAATGTACGAGTTCGACCTCGTGGACGGGTATTTCCCCACAATCAACTACACCACAATGATCCACACCCCTCACAACCCCATCATCAGATACAAGAGGAGGAAGCAGTGAGAGACAGAAGGTGAACGATGTGGGAATCAAGGACATGAGGGAACTtccaaagtgtaaaaaaatgaagttcTCACATCCTGGAACTTGATGTGAGGAAACTACAGATGAATGCACTTCGTTACTAATGTCAACCCTGTGCTTTTACACATCCCTAATTAAGTCTGAAGGTTAGAATGTCAGAATAATGCAATAATTTAGATACGTCCAGAGAAAAATACATTACTGTGTGACTCCAGCTTCAAGGATAATGCTAGTATTCATAATGAGAGttctttaaagggaaaaaagtgCCTTGTGATAAGgagacaagttttatttttcctaggGCTGTTCACTTATTTGAATTTGTAGTTTTGATTTTCCTCCAAATAATCTCAAAATAATagtcaacaaaacacaagttttattaaacaagatCCAAGTACTTATTGTGTTTACCACtatgctgcagtttttctttaagaaaaaaagttttattgtttgggAACTGAGAAGACCAGCTACTGTAgctgtgtaaatgttttgtcaTGTGAGGACCACTGAAAGGATGGATGGTTCTTGTGCACCTTTAAGTCTTTTAATCTCCTTATTACAGCTTTGAAATGAGCTGTAGCTAggatcaaattcaaaataaatgatatgtaataaacagtaaaatgtttcatttgtttcaagttgttctgttttaaaacacgaggtttaaatttgactgtcttcttttgtttctggatAAAAAGGGTTTTCACATCTGACCTAAGAAAGAACAGTATCCATccgttttagatgtacatccagtgatttattttctgagtttcatcaaaattgcTGAACTTTCAGGtaaagatctcatgcaatgaTTCACACGGGGAGTATGTGTCGGAAATTAccctcagctacaatcacaccgaaatttagctcaacatctgtaaaactggctgagtggtcgccatttttgtgctttttaaattcacttGGCTGtaggagccatcttgaataggatggacttaaagttaatcagttgtagatgtacacagAGGGTTTTGGTAAAATTCGCCcaattgttcatgagatattttggtatcAGAAATACatgaacagacaaacacaaaagattaTAGCCCACCTTCGCCTTGCAGCGACGGCCAATAAGTAAAGATAATAAATCACAAATATCTTTGAAATAATGTAGTactctttatttcagtttttgacAAAATACCCCAAAAATTCAAAGCTCCTACGCTTTACAAAAATACGTTCTCTACAAATGTCTTCTGTAGTCTGTCCGGCCTTAACAAAACACAGTGTAGTGAAGAAGTTCCAGTAGCAGCCTCCTGAACAGTAAACCCAAACATCCTCAACGTAACGCTCCACCCACTCAACACAAACATATAAATTAATCACAAAGTCTTTAAATTAGCATTAGACAAATATACATGATTGTAGATCATCCACAACAAAGAGGCAGATTAAATtacaaacagctgttttgttttgttttttttgttttgtttttttccaagtgcTGGCGACAAAAAGCCTGAATACAACGTGTCGtacactaataaaaaaatgtgttttggtcCACATGGAGAGATACAGTCCACAGTAGAATGATAGAAAACAGCGGGAGCGCTCAGCACAAGAAAAGGCAACTGAGTTACTTCAAGCCAAAGTCGTTTGTCAGCATCTATCTTCTCAAGCCAAAGTGCAATTGAGCGTATGAAGAAGCACCtggggagaaaataaaaaccctgctTGGTACACGTCGTTAAAGATGCAACGTTATTACGTGGATGCGGTGCTGGAGCTCTACCTGATGTGACGCTGCCCAGCCTCCTCTGCAGAGCCTCCAGTCTGGAGATGTAGTCGGTGAGCGCTCGGTCGGGGTCATAGCTCTGCaggtgggaacaggtgagaggCCCGTGGTCTGCAGCCACGTGGAACCTGCCAACAGGTTCAAACGACTCGTAAGAACATGAGATTAACTTCTTCATTTTGTGTTTCAACGTCAATACATTTAATCTAATTAAGCAAATAGGTGAAAACTGTGAAAATATTGATACTTTTCAAGAATCAAGAATGTTTATTGTTAGCCCACCCAGATAAAAAGTGCATCGGGGTTGAAATAGTGTTTTTATGAAGCAAACAGGTGACATTTAACTAAACTAGGTGTAAAAAAGGGCAGAATATATGGGCAAAAAATA
The DNA window shown above is from Kryptolebias marmoratus isolate JLee-2015 linkage group LG5, ASM164957v2, whole genome shotgun sequence and carries:
- the LOC108238686 gene encoding lanosterol 14-alpha demethylase; the encoded protein is MDFYQMSTKLLGDTVGETNGSLTSVVLAGFFITLTVGYVSKRLLKESSSDKNLKHPPYIPSSIPFLGHAIAFGKSPIEFLENAYEKYGPVFSFTMVGKTFTFLLGSEAAALMFSSKNDELNAEDVYSKLTTPVFGKGVAYDVPNHVFLEQKKMFKTGLNSVRFKQHVKLVEAETIEYFQRWGDSGERNLFEALSELIILTASSCLHGQEIRSMLNERVAQLYADLDGGFSHAAWLLPSWLPLPSFRKRDKAHVEIKKMFFKVIEKRRSSGEKVDDILQTLIDATYKDGQPMNDNEVAGMLIGLLLAGQHTSSTTSAWLGFFLARDKALQEHCYAEQKAVCGEHLPPLDYDQLKDLSLLERCLKETLRLRPPIMTMMRMARTPQAAVGYTIPVGHQVCVSPTVNHRLRDTWVERMDFQPDRYLNNNPAAGEKFAYIPFGAGRHRCIGENFAYVQIKTIWSTLLRMYEFDLVDGYFPTINYTTMIHTPHNPIIRYKRRKQ